TTTGGACGTGCCAAAGCGCGTTTTGCCGGCGGTAGCGATGCGATTAAACAGTTAAGGGTTAAGGCTGCCAATGCGCCAGCACCTTTTGACCAGTGGCTGACAGATATTGCTGATAGCGCTTGGGGGCTGGTAATGGCCAAGACTAAGGCGCATATCAACCGTGTCTGGCGTGAAGAGGTGTATCAAAGCTATAGCAATAGCCTGGCAAACCGGTACCCACTGCGTAGCGACCGTGACCAGGAAGTGCCGGTGATGGAGTTTAACCAGTACTTCAAGCCAGGTGGTATTGAGGAGAAATTTGTCAATCAGTATCTGAAGCCATTTGTGGATACCAGAAACTGGAAAATCAAATACGTTGAAGGGCAGGGTATTAGCCTTTCAAGGGAAGCCCTTTCCCAGTTGCGTCGAGCTGAACGTATTCGAAAAACTTTCTTCAGTGCCGGCGAAGGAGCTTCTTACTCTTTCCGTATTGAGCCCACGAAACTGGATTCCAGTGTTCGTTTGTTTGAACTTGAACTTGGAGAGCAACGAGTTCCTTACTCCCATGGCCCTAAAACCACTAAAAAGCTGACTTGGCGTGGTGGTGAAAGTAATCGCGTCCGCATTATCTTTGAAGATCTGAATGAGACTGTTCATCGCAAGCATTTTGAAGGGGACTGGGCATGGTACAGGCTGTTAGCGAGCTCAGATTTGGAAGCCGGGCGAAGTAACGCAGAACACTTTGTTACTTTCTCTGAGGAAGGGCGAAAGGCTCAATTTAAATTGATTGCATCTAATGTAAACAATCCGTTCGACCGCAGTTTACTGCGCGGATATCGATGCCCTGAGACCCTGTAGACGGAGTAGATGATTTGCAAAATACAGTTGGTATTTTTGGTAAGTTGCCGGGTCACGGGGACTTTGTTCAGCGGCAGCTGCCAGGTAGTTTTGTCACTGTATGGGATGGCTGGTTACAACGAGCGGTATTTGGATCTCGTGAACTCGTTGGTCAAGAGTGGTTGGACTACTACTTGACCAGTCCTGTTTGGAGGTTTGTCCACAGCAAAGGCATCATTGATGCCAATGCGTGGGCCGGAATTTTAGTACCTAGTGTGGATAGTGTTGGGCGCTATTTTCCGTTGACATTTGCTGCTCCGCTATCCCCGGTAGTGGATGCATTTGCTTTTATGTCTGATGCTAAGAGCTGGTTCCAGAGCTTGTCTGAATTAGCAATTACATCGCTGCAAAATATGCTACATGCAGACCAGTTATGTGAGGCATTTAGTGCCCCCCTGACAGGGCGGGCATTATCTCTCTGCCTCCAGCACAGGGAGACTTTGTCGTCTCCACAGGCCAATCGAATACTCTGGAAAGAGGTTTTGCAGGTCTATTAGGGCAGATGAGCAAAAGTAGCTACTCCGCATATAGTCTGTGGTGGAGTGAGGGGTCTCAACACTTGGCCCCGACAACCTTGCTGTGCCCATCATTGCCAAGCCCTGAGCTCTATAGCTCAATGCTTGGTGTGCAGTTACAGAAGAATATAAGTTAGGATTGAGGGCACAGCGTGAGACAGCTGGTTATCTTGGATAAGAAGAAGCATCGCAATTGCAAATTAATCAAAAGTGATCTTTCCCACAGTAAGAATTCGCATATTTGCCCAATCTTATTGCCTGAATTCATACCGGTGGCGCGTGCCTGTCCTATTATATTTGCTCGATCAAAAGAGACGGGAAAGCTTGAGAGCTGTGCATTACTTGGCGTAACACCTGGAGAAAACCTTTTTTGGCAAGAGGGACAATGGCAGGGTGATTATATTCCCGCATCTATTCGCTCTTATCCCTTCTATTTAAAATATAAAGAAGGTGACTCTTCCAATGCATTTGTTTGCGTTGAATCGTCTCTATTATCTGAAGACGGAAATAGTTCTTTAGGTGTTAGGTTGTTTGAAGAGAATGGGAATCCAAGTGGTCACTTATTGGAAGCGCAGCGCCGCTTAGAGGATATCCATCTTAAAAAGACGCAGGTTTGGAAGTTTGTCGGTATTTTGCAGCGGAATAATTTGCTGGTAGAAAAAGAAATAAATATAGACTTGCCAGGTGATGTTAAGCATAAATTAACAGGTGTTTATTGTATTTCAGAGAAGAGATTGGGAGAGCTTGATTCTGCAGCTTTCCTGGAATTGCGTGAATCAGGTTGTTTACCTTTTATTTATGCACATCTTTTCTCCTTGCAGAAGTCGACAGCTTTAAGTGCGCTGCATAAAAAATTTCATGCGAAAATTCTTCACTGATATTAAGAGTGGATTTTTGCTTTTTACCTATGGATTTGTTGATCAGAACGTTAATTTAAGAAAACCTATAAAGTTTGATTGAATTTAGATAATTGTATTAGAGGTTCTGGTTGTAAAGTGAGTATCAGAGCAGGAAGCTAAGGTTACTGATATGTCTTACAGAATAATTTTTACTGGGGAGATAAGAGGTTCTGTAGAGCGGCGCTATGCAATTGCTGCATTGGGGCGTGAATTTGGTTTGGGCTTTAGTCAAATAAAAGGACTGCTGACTGGGGCAAAATCTCAAATCAAGGCTACGGAAGATAGAAGGGAAGCCTGCCAGCTAATGAAAAAGTTCTGGGAAGCGGGATGGCATACTCAGCTCTGCTTGGGTGATCAATTAATACACTGTACTGAAAAGTCTAGTAATTGTGGTGACCCTCCGTTACCTCCCGCTCTAGAATTTTTGGAAAGTACTGATGGCACAGTTTCTATTGGTATTCCAGCCGGTTGGCAAGGGTTTGACAATCTGAATAGGGAAGCTGTGATTCAGGCCGGAAGTTCAGAGTTAAGTCGCTATTTGATTGTACTAAAGCAAGATCGATCTCTGCTTCCCCACGATTTGTCGATTGAGCATTTCGGTAAAGCACAAATACAGCAGTGTCTGACTAGAGTGGAAAATGGCGTTATTATATCCGGGCCTGAACCACTGATAAGCAACAGTCAAAATGGCCATATTTATGAGATGTCTGCTGAGGTTGTAAAAACACCAGTTCGCTATTTGGTCACTTTCTTTCAGAGCCCGGATAGTTTCTATTCTGTGTTTTTGTGGTCATCTCTTGAGAACTTTGAAAAGAGTAGGTCTGAGTTTTTGCATATTTTTGCCACATTTAAACTTGTGACTAGTATGGGGAGTTGCGATTCAACAGCAGTTCCTATGTAATGGCTTGGAATAAGAAGCCAAAATCTAACAAAAATAAATAGCGTAAAATTGTCAACTGAACATGTTTTTTAAAGTAATAGGTACCAAGCGCATTATTTGCCTTGATTAGATATCTACAACGTGTACTCTTCTCAGAATTCTGATTAAAGGATTTGATTCGGTATAAGGGCCTTTTTTGATGGCATTCCCAAACACGATAAATATCGATGAATTAGTTGCTCCAATCTCAGAGGATAATCCCGTAGGGGAAGATATCCGAGAAGATCGTTCGCCAACTTCTGATTATTACTCGATCAAAGATGCTCGCAACAGTGCAAGAGCTGCTGAACGCTCCGCAATGTTCGATGATGCAGACACAGAC
This DNA window, taken from Microbulbifer sp. MKSA007, encodes the following:
- the tagF gene encoding type VI secretion system-associated protein TagF, with product MQNTVGIFGKLPGHGDFVQRQLPGSFVTVWDGWLQRAVFGSRELVGQEWLDYYLTSPVWRFVHSKGIIDANAWAGILVPSVDSVGRYFPLTFAAPLSPVVDAFAFMSDAKSWFQSLSELAITSLQNMLHADQLCEAFSAPLTGRALSLCLQHRETLSSPQANRILWKEVLQVY
- a CDS encoding SapC family protein, producing MDKKKHRNCKLIKSDLSHSKNSHICPILLPEFIPVARACPIIFARSKETGKLESCALLGVTPGENLFWQEGQWQGDYIPASIRSYPFYLKYKEGDSSNAFVCVESSLLSEDGNSSLGVRLFEENGNPSGHLLEAQRRLEDIHLKKTQVWKFVGILQRNNLLVEKEINIDLPGDVKHKLTGVYCISEKRLGELDSAAFLELRESGCLPFIYAHLFSLQKSTALSALHKKFHAKILH